In Mariluticola halotolerans, one DNA window encodes the following:
- a CDS encoding HesB/IscA family protein, translating into MAETALAPNDVILTERAAKRISKILSKEPEGAVLRISVAGGGCSGFQYEYNVVQESPANDDLVLTNGDATVLIDSMSLEFMGGAEIDFVDDLIGQSFQITNPNAVAACGCGTSFSV; encoded by the coding sequence ATGGCTGAAACTGCATTAGCACCAAATGATGTCATTTTGACAGAGCGCGCCGCCAAGCGGATTTCAAAAATCCTGTCCAAGGAACCAGAAGGCGCGGTTTTGCGCATTTCAGTCGCGGGTGGTGGCTGCTCCGGTTTTCAGTACGAATACAACGTCGTGCAGGAAAGCCCGGCCAATGACGATCTGGTTTTGACCAATGGCGATGCCACCGTGTTGATTGATTCCATGTCGCTGGAATTCATGGGCGGCGCCGAGATTGATTTTGTTGATGACCTGATCGGCCAGTCGTTTCAGATTACAAACCCCAACGCCGTGGCGGCTTGCGGGTGCGGGACCAGTTTTTCGGTCTGA
- the xth gene encoding exodeoxyribonuclease III, whose translation MRIATWNINGIKARLSVVLHWLELHKPDIVCLQEIKSIDENFPRAEIEALGYNIETHGQKGFNGVAILSRLPFDEVTRGLPGDDSDEQARLIEGVFSVPSGVVRVCNIYLPNGNPVSEDSEKFPYKLAWMARLRSFVETRLALEEPFILLGDFNLIPTAADCHDPKAWWGDALYRPESLEEFRKLANLGLTDALRSVTDAPAYTFWDFQSGAWRKDNGIRIDHLMLSPQSADRLDGVTIHRDTRGWDKPSDHVPVEGVFAL comes from the coding sequence ATGCGAATTGCGACCTGGAACATCAATGGCATCAAGGCGCGGCTTTCGGTGGTGTTGCACTGGCTTGAACTGCATAAGCCCGACATTGTGTGTTTGCAGGAAATCAAATCAATCGACGAGAACTTCCCGCGCGCCGAAATTGAGGCGCTTGGCTATAATATCGAAACACACGGCCAGAAGGGGTTTAATGGCGTCGCCATTCTCTCCCGCCTGCCCTTCGATGAAGTGACGCGTGGCCTGCCTGGCGATGACAGCGATGAGCAAGCGCGACTGATCGAGGGCGTGTTTTCCGTGCCCTCGGGCGTTGTTCGGGTTTGCAATATCTACCTGCCCAACGGCAACCCGGTGAGCGAAGACAGCGAGAAATTTCCCTATAAGCTGGCATGGATGGCGCGATTGCGCAGCTTTGTCGAGACCAGGCTGGCGCTGGAGGAACCGTTTATTCTTTTGGGCGACTTCAATCTCATTCCGACTGCCGCCGATTGTCATGACCCGAAAGCCTGGTGGGGTGACGCACTTTATCGCCCTGAAAGCCTTGAAGAATTCCGGAAACTGGCAAATCTGGGTCTGACCGATGCCTTACGCAGCGTTACGGATGCCCCGGCCTATACATTCTGGGATTTTCAATCGGGTGCCTGGCGCAAGGATAATGGTATCCGGATCGACCACCTGATGCTCTCTCCACAGTCGGCTGACCGGCTGGACGGCGTCACCATTCACCGCGATACACGCGGCTGGGACAAGCCCTCCGACCATGTGCCGGTTGAAGGGGTGTTTGCCCTTTAA
- a CDS encoding tetratricopeptide repeat protein, whose product MRIFDPRRFVLSIAVPSILFLNLATAPVFAQTAVEAALGMANLMDGAGGGISNDELVAALQGAAEAGQPIAMWRLGVMYENGEGVEKDRVKAFGYFSRIANDNANTPPKSLEADIVAQSFVKVGEYYRDGLPDAGIKVDSRRSHALLMHAASYFGDADAQYRVGRLYLDQNELGINALQSARWLSLAARKGHAVAQATLGDLLFNGAEDVDAQPVEGLMWLAVADHNARGTPEQASIADMLNDAMSVATPEQRAEAMMAADNLGPRFGGY is encoded by the coding sequence ATGCGGATTTTTGATCCCCGGCGTTTCGTACTGTCCATAGCGGTGCCGTCCATATTGTTTTTGAACCTGGCGACGGCGCCGGTATTCGCGCAGACCGCAGTTGAAGCTGCGCTGGGCATGGCCAATCTCATGGATGGTGCCGGTGGCGGCATTTCCAACGACGAACTTGTCGCAGCCCTGCAGGGCGCGGCAGAAGCAGGTCAGCCTATCGCCATGTGGCGGTTGGGCGTTATGTATGAAAACGGCGAAGGCGTTGAGAAGGACAGGGTCAAGGCCTTTGGCTATTTCTCCCGCATCGCCAATGACAACGCCAACACACCACCCAAATCACTTGAAGCTGATATTGTCGCGCAATCCTTCGTGAAGGTTGGCGAATATTACCGCGACGGCCTGCCGGATGCAGGCATCAAGGTCGATAGCCGCCGGTCGCACGCACTGCTGATGCACGCCGCTTCCTATTTCGGCGATGCCGATGCGCAATATCGCGTCGGACGGCTTTATCTTGACCAGAACGAACTGGGCATCAATGCACTGCAAAGCGCGCGGTGGCTGTCGCTGGCAGCCCGCAAGGGCCATGCCGTGGCACAGGCGACGCTGGGCGACTTGTTGTTCAACGGGGCCGAAGATGTGGATGCGCAGCCAGTTGAAGGCCTGATGTGGCTTGCCGTTGCCGATCACAATGCGCGCGGAACGCCCGAGCAGGCCAGCATTGCTGATATGCTCAATGATGCGATGTCAGTCGCCACACCCGAGCAGCGCGCAGAAGCCATGATGGCCGCCGATAACCTGGGGCCACGATTCGGCGGTTACTAA
- a CDS encoding valine--tRNA ligase, which translates to MIEKTYEPNTVEGRIYEAWQDAGAFAAGAGAKPGAETYSIVIPPPNVTGSLHIGHALNNTIQDILIRFERMRGKDVLWQPGMDHAGIATQMIVERQLMERQEPTRRELGREKFLEKVWEWKAESGGNILNQLKRLGASCDWSRERFTMDEGLSRAVLKVFVGLHEKGLIYRAKRLVNWHPDLQTAISDLEVESIEVKGHMWNLRYPLADGVTYEHPVEFDEEGNPTAYETRDYIVIATTRPETMLGDTAVIVHPDDERYASLQGKFVDLPLVGKRLPILADDYVDLETGTGAMKVTPAHDFNDFEIGMRHNLEQINIFTTEARINENAPAAYQGLDRFAARKQVLADLEELGLLDSVEDRKIMVPHDEKTKMVVIEPFLTDQWFVNAEELAKPALASIREGRTKFVPKNWENTYFAWMENIQPWCISRQLWWGHQIPAWYGPDGMVFVKQTEAEAQAAADAHYGKAVELIRDPDVLDTWFSSGLWPFSTLGWPDDTEELRKYYPTSVLVTGFDIIFFWVARMMMTSLEFLDEEPFHTVYVHALVRDEKGQKMSKTKGNVINPLELIDGYGADATRFTLAAMAAQGRDLRLSMTRVEGYRNFVTKLWNAARFLEMNECVRVEGFDPKTVNQPLNQWILGATARAVASVSKGIEDYKFNEAANSAYDFVWGTFCDWFVELAKPVMTGEDAAAKAETRATAAYTLDQILKLLHPFMPFVTEELWAETGKQGPARETQLIVASWPDLAGLENAEADSELNWLVDLISGIRSVRVEMNVPGGAKIPLQVVGANPQTQARIETHRSAIERLARIVELSQADAVPAGAAQLVLGEAIYALPLGDFIDLDAEKARLAKDIAKLDDEIGKVNKKLSNEQFISKAPDEVIAEQRARRDEAVERKGHIEAALKRLS; encoded by the coding sequence ATGATTGAAAAAACCTACGAGCCGAACACGGTCGAGGGACGAATCTATGAAGCCTGGCAGGACGCGGGCGCATTTGCCGCCGGTGCGGGCGCCAAGCCGGGCGCAGAAACCTATTCAATCGTCATCCCACCCCCCAATGTCACCGGTTCGCTGCATATCGGCCATGCGCTCAACAACACTATCCAGGATATCCTGATCCGTTTCGAGCGCATGCGCGGCAAGGACGTTTTATGGCAGCCCGGTATGGATCACGCTGGCATTGCCACCCAGATGATCGTCGAGCGGCAGCTGATGGAGCGTCAGGAACCAACGCGCCGCGAACTGGGTCGTGAAAAATTTCTTGAAAAGGTATGGGAATGGAAAGCCGAGAGTGGCGGCAACATTCTTAACCAGCTGAAACGCCTCGGCGCGTCCTGTGATTGGTCACGCGAACGCTTCACAATGGATGAGGGCCTCTCAAGAGCCGTGCTGAAAGTCTTTGTGGGCTTGCACGAAAAAGGCCTGATCTATCGCGCAAAACGCCTGGTCAACTGGCATCCCGACCTGCAGACCGCGATCTCCGACCTCGAGGTCGAGAGCATAGAAGTCAAGGGCCATATGTGGAACTTGCGCTATCCACTGGCTGATGGGGTGACCTATGAGCATCCGGTTGAGTTTGACGAGGAAGGCAATCCGACCGCTTACGAAACCCGCGACTATATCGTCATCGCCACCACACGCCCTGAGACAATGCTCGGCGACACGGCGGTGATCGTGCACCCGGATGACGAACGTTATGCCAGCCTGCAAGGCAAGTTTGTCGACCTGCCATTGGTGGGCAAGCGCCTGCCGATTCTCGCCGATGATTATGTTGATCTCGAAACCGGCACCGGCGCCATGAAGGTGACACCAGCGCACGATTTCAACGATTTCGAGATCGGCATGCGTCACAATCTCGAGCAGATCAATATTTTCACCACTGAAGCGCGCATCAACGAAAATGCCCCGGCAGCCTATCAGGGCCTGGACCGCTTCGCGGCGCGCAAGCAGGTTCTGGCGGACCTTGAAGAGCTCGGCCTGCTCGACAGCGTCGAAGATCGCAAGATCATGGTGCCGCATGATGAAAAGACCAAGATGGTCGTCATCGAGCCGTTCCTGACCGACCAGTGGTTCGTCAACGCCGAAGAACTTGCCAAACCCGCGCTCGCCTCGATCCGGGAAGGCCGCACCAAATTTGTGCCCAAGAACTGGGAAAACACCTATTTCGCCTGGATGGAAAACATCCAGCCCTGGTGTATCTCGCGCCAGTTGTGGTGGGGGCACCAGATTCCGGCCTGGTATGGTCCCGATGGTATGGTTTTCGTCAAACAGACCGAAGCGGAAGCGCAGGCAGCTGCGGACGCACACTACGGCAAAGCCGTGGAATTGATCCGCGATCCGGATGTGTTGGATACCTGGTTCTCGTCGGGGCTGTGGCCATTCTCCACGCTTGGCTGGCCGGACGATACCGAAGAATTGCGCAAATATTATCCCACATCGGTTCTGGTCACCGGGTTTGATATCATCTTCTTCTGGGTCGCCCGTATGATGATGACATCGCTCGAATTCCTCGATGAAGAACCCTTCCACACTGTCTATGTGCATGCGCTGGTCCGTGACGAGAAGGGCCAGAAAATGTCCAAGACCAAGGGCAATGTCATCAACCCGCTGGAACTGATCGACGGCTATGGTGCCGATGCGACCCGCTTCACCCTGGCCGCCATGGCCGCTCAGGGCCGCGATTTGCGCCTGTCGATGACCCGCGTTGAAGGCTATCGCAACTTTGTCACCAAGCTCTGGAATGCCGCACGTTTTCTGGAAATGAACGAATGCGTCCGTGTTGAGGGTTTTGATCCCAAAACTGTCAACCAGCCGCTCAATCAGTGGATTCTCGGCGCAACCGCCCGCGCAGTGGCCAGTGTCAGCAAGGGCATTGAGGACTACAAGTTCAACGAAGCGGCCAATTCAGCCTATGATTTCGTCTGGGGCACATTCTGCGACTGGTTTGTGGAACTGGCCAAGCCCGTGATGACGGGGGAGGATGCCGCAGCAAAGGCAGAAACCCGTGCCACGGCAGCCTACACACTGGACCAGATCCTGAAGCTTCTGCATCCGTTCATGCCCTTCGTCACCGAAGAATTATGGGCTGAGACCGGCAAGCAGGGGCCAGCGCGTGAGACGCAGTTGATCGTGGCATCATGGCCTGATCTGGCCGGCCTCGAAAATGCCGAAGCGGATAGCGAGCTGAACTGGCTTGTCGATTTGATCTCCGGCATTCGCTCTGTGCGTGTGGAAATGAATGTGCCCGGTGGCGCAAAAATTCCATTGCAGGTCGTGGGTGCCAATCCACAAACCCAGGCACGCATCGAAACCCATCGCTCGGCCATTGAACGGCTGGCGCGCATCGTTGAGCTGAGCCAGGCAGACGCTGTGCCCGCTGGGGCCGCACAACTGGTGCTGGGCGAGGCAATCTACGCATTGCCGCTTGGCGACTTCATCGATCTGGACGCGGAAAAAGCCCGACTTGCCAAGGACATCGCCAAACTGGATGATGAAATCGGCAAGGTGAACAAAAAGCTGTCCAACGAACAGTTCATCTCAAAAGCACCTGATGAAGTGATCGCCGAACAGCGTGCGCGCCGCGATGAGGCCGTGGAGCGTAAGGGGCATATCGAGGCTGCACTAAAACGCCTCAGTTGA
- a CDS encoding PopZ family protein: MNKSAAKEPSMDEILSSIRQIIADDDAGVAPSAATTPAEDEPLSFDIPDQFDVPEMMPATEEEPDALELSAEQIVTDDSVADDDPVEGFDFPDLSAAADEETFDQDGDDFTVPELVVPDDISFDGPAPSQMREEPAVSETAPMPDKDLSSDMAKRLLEPTTDAAVKSAFAKLGNVALGTHDMTIENMIREMLRPMLKEWLDENLPSVVENIVEKEIERLSRGG, translated from the coding sequence ATGAACAAGTCAGCGGCCAAAGAGCCATCGATGGATGAAATCCTGTCGTCCATTCGGCAAATTATTGCCGATGATGATGCCGGGGTTGCGCCTTCCGCTGCCACCACGCCAGCTGAAGACGAACCGCTGAGCTTTGACATTCCCGATCAGTTCGATGTTCCCGAAATGATGCCCGCGACGGAAGAAGAGCCCGATGCGCTGGAACTTTCGGCTGAGCAGATTGTGACCGACGACAGCGTCGCGGACGACGATCCCGTTGAGGGATTTGATTTTCCCGATCTCAGCGCTGCGGCGGACGAGGAGACGTTCGATCAGGATGGTGACGACTTCACCGTGCCCGAGCTCGTTGTGCCCGATGATATTTCCTTTGATGGGCCGGCGCCAAGCCAGATGCGTGAAGAGCCCGCCGTGAGTGAAACAGCTCCAATGCCGGATAAAGACCTCTCCTCGGACATGGCAAAACGCCTGCTCGAGCCGACAACAGATGCGGCGGTCAAAAGCGCGTTCGCCAAGCTTGGCAATGTCGCGCTCGGCACCCACGATATGACTATTGAAAACATGATCCGTGAAATGTTGCGGCCCATGTTGAAAGAATGGCTTGACGAAAACCTGCCCAGCGTCGTCGAGAACATTGTCGAAAAAGAAATCGAGCGTCTGTCGCGCGGCGGTTAG
- a CDS encoding TolC family outer membrane protein — MISKRVLRAGTFAAIALFAATPAFAESLRDALASAYANNPQIASALLSVKMSAEDIATRKAGKLPTIAASAEMKSSWTVSGGPGTSNQSSSVGLSYSQTLFDNLVTDAQIESARAYSVVAKEGLRTAEQNVLLSAASAYLDVVTNTKLVQLRAENVKFLQAQVQSSNDRLDIGEGTRIEVSQADASLASAIASYKSAIANLQTSQASYQRWIGHKPQNLSLDYSFNGILPGSIDQAQSSADSSHPEILAAKAQLRAAQAASDAAERAFGPTLKLIGSIGGSFSSPGTGTYTSTGTGSVGLTLSVPLYAGGALGAGARKANLGQIQSEIDALSVRDRIRAQVISSWSSLQNAAAQIDAAQSSVRANEQVLNGVIEERNVGQSTTLDVLDARAKLTSAQEGLIGAQTSRIAAGFNLMAAAGRLSARELGLPVQIKSADGYIKNIEDVWQELRSVAN, encoded by the coding sequence ATGATTTCTAAGAGAGTTTTGCGGGCGGGTACATTTGCCGCAATTGCATTATTTGCGGCAACGCCGGCATTCGCCGAATCGTTGCGCGACGCCTTGGCAAGCGCTTATGCCAATAATCCTCAGATCGCATCGGCGCTGTTAAGCGTCAAAATGTCTGCTGAGGATATCGCAACGCGCAAGGCGGGCAAGCTGCCTACAATTGCTGCATCCGCAGAGATGAAATCGTCATGGACCGTCTCGGGCGGGCCGGGCACAAGCAATCAGTCGTCAAGCGTTGGCCTGAGCTATAGTCAAACGTTGTTCGATAATTTGGTGACGGATGCCCAGATTGAAAGCGCCCGTGCCTATTCGGTCGTCGCCAAGGAAGGGCTGCGCACCGCCGAGCAGAATGTTCTCCTTTCTGCAGCTTCCGCATATCTCGATGTCGTGACCAATACCAAACTGGTTCAGTTGCGGGCCGAGAACGTCAAGTTTTTGCAGGCACAAGTTCAGTCTTCAAACGACAGGCTCGATATTGGCGAGGGCACGCGCATTGAGGTTTCCCAAGCCGATGCAAGCCTTGCTTCTGCAATTGCTTCCTACAAATCCGCGATTGCAAACCTGCAGACGAGCCAGGCCAGCTATCAGCGCTGGATCGGGCACAAGCCACAAAATCTGAGCCTCGATTATAGCTTCAATGGAATATTGCCCGGCTCGATTGATCAGGCCCAATCCTCTGCTGACAGTTCACATCCTGAAATTCTGGCGGCCAAGGCGCAATTGCGTGCGGCGCAGGCAGCATCCGATGCGGCCGAGCGTGCATTTGGGCCAACACTCAAATTAATTGGCAGCATCGGTGGCAGCTTCAGCAGCCCCGGCACCGGCACTTACACCAGCACAGGCACAGGTTCCGTAGGCCTCACACTGAGTGTGCCGCTTTACGCGGGCGGGGCGCTGGGCGCAGGTGCACGCAAGGCCAATCTCGGTCAGATACAAAGCGAAATTGATGCGTTGAGTGTGCGGGACCGGATTCGCGCGCAAGTGATCTCTTCATGGAGCAGTCTGCAGAACGCCGCCGCCCAGATCGACGCCGCTCAATCCTCGGTACGCGCCAACGAACAGGTGCTGAATGGCGTGATCGAGGAGCGTAATGTCGGGCAGAGCACAACGCTCGACGTGCTGGACGCCCGCGCAAAGCTGACCTCGGCGCAAGAAGGGCTGATCGGCGCGCAGACCAGCCGTATTGCCGCCGGATTCAACCTGATGGCGGCCGCCGGACGATTGTCGGCCCGGGAGCTTGGCCTGCCGGTGCAGATCAAGAGCGCCGACGGCTATATCAAGAATATTGAAGACGTATGGCAGGAACTGCGTAGCGTCGCAAATTAA
- a CDS encoding protein-L-isoaspartate O-methyltransferase family protein, with protein sequence MENFERARQQMVDTQLRTASITDSALLAAMERVPRERFVPEARRPLAYVDVSHELNDTGRALAAPMPFARLVQLAEVTPNDVVLDVGCGSGYSTAVLANLASAVVALDDDAALVEQANDLLAELDIGNAAVLAGDLTAGVASEAPFDVIVLEGAVDEVPPQLLKQLRDDGRLVAMAIEGATCTARVYVKTGNDIAMRRSYNATMPRLVSTKGRPEFAF encoded by the coding sequence ATGGAAAACTTTGAGCGCGCACGCCAACAGATGGTGGACACCCAGCTGCGCACGGCCAGCATAACCGATAGCGCTTTGCTGGCAGCCATGGAACGCGTGCCACGCGAACGATTCGTTCCGGAAGCCCGTCGCCCACTGGCCTATGTAGATGTAAGCCATGAATTGAACGACACCGGTCGTGCCCTGGCGGCCCCCATGCCCTTTGCAAGACTGGTCCAGCTGGCTGAGGTGACACCGAACGATGTGGTGCTCGATGTGGGTTGTGGCAGCGGCTATTCCACCGCAGTGCTCGCTAATCTGGCCAGCGCCGTGGTGGCGCTTGACGACGATGCCGCACTGGTGGAGCAGGCCAACGATCTGCTCGCCGAACTCGATATCGGTAACGCTGCCGTCTTGGCCGGTGACCTGACGGCCGGCGTTGCCTCGGAGGCACCATTCGACGTTATCGTGCTCGAGGGAGCGGTTGATGAAGTGCCGCCCCAATTGTTGAAGCAGCTTCGTGACGACGGGCGTCTCGTTGCCATGGCGATTGAGGGGGCAACCTGCACCGCGCGTGTTTACGTAAAAACCGGCAATGACATCGCCATGCGCCGCTCTTACAATGCGACAATGCCCAGACTGGTATCGACCAAGGGGCGTCCAGAGTTCGCATTCTGA
- the mobA gene encoding molybdenum cofactor guanylyltransferase, with amino-acid sequence MPLDGVAGVILAGGRGERLGGVTKAHLKVAGVRLVDRVLRALEPQCDIVVLSTGRLPTDAIRAARSLPAFPDSDAPDSGPVGGLSAAVAWSGMQAKPPTFLLTVAVDTPFFPDDFGARALDLMSPDIDVVMGAFAGQIYPTNALWRVASLSALPALVAAGQAPRGLKAVIPEERAKLLDYRTDNGHDPFVNINTVADLIDCGRRAYSTMNAKQSNSGLGKADQTG; translated from the coding sequence ATGCCGTTAGACGGGGTTGCCGGGGTGATTCTGGCTGGTGGCCGCGGCGAGCGGCTTGGCGGCGTTACAAAAGCACATCTGAAAGTTGCCGGCGTTCGGCTTGTCGATCGCGTGCTGCGCGCTCTTGAGCCGCAATGCGATATTGTTGTGCTCTCGACGGGACGCTTGCCCACCGACGCGATCCGGGCTGCAAGGTCTCTTCCCGCCTTTCCCGATTCTGATGCACCCGATTCGGGGCCTGTGGGTGGCTTGTCCGCTGCCGTCGCCTGGAGTGGGATGCAGGCAAAGCCTCCCACCTTCCTTTTGACCGTTGCTGTCGATACGCCCTTCTTTCCCGACGATTTTGGTGCACGGGCGCTCGATCTTATGTCGCCGGATATAGATGTGGTGATGGGCGCATTTGCGGGGCAGATCTATCCCACAAACGCCTTGTGGCGCGTCGCTTCGCTTTCCGCCCTTCCCGCCCTGGTAGCCGCCGGTCAGGCGCCGCGCGGCCTTAAGGCTGTAATTCCAGAAGAAAGAGCGAAGCTACTCGACTACCGGACGGATAACGGGCACGATCCATTCGTCAATATCAACACCGTTGCGGACCTGATCGATTGCGGCCGGCGCGCTTATTCGACGATGAATGCAAAACAGTCCAATTCAGGGCTTGGCAAAGCAGATCAAACGGGCTAA
- a CDS encoding site-specific integrase — protein MLMVIRYVQRRGNSWRYRRKVPPSAKSMVGKGEIVFPLGASEKEALRNYPHIHAQAERMLSGAAPTRLAAQAATPWELHKAAIREATRLGFNADWRGWQDVDDLEGISRDVTAEQVTQHYPRDEEDNPVGLSPSDLALIKVIRGGAATPEPAPTLQDAIRVYTSERVGDDHKKLNQLEHVSKLVSEVVPLTRPLSSLRRADAREVRDNILNGRTVASTQRYLNVVRAIINLAIREFDLAGINNPFDKLPVGRLDQAEPDKSLRSPFPEAELRHARARVMSHATIELQQIWRILEFTGCRLAEISGIRVEDVVLDHAIPHIKIVWHDQRRIKTAASHRWVPLIDDGLKAAQEAVQAASSTGPLFPSYCRDGGSDAASAALGKHVRASTSDLKVVTHSLRHRVKDLLILAGVSTAEQEFVLGHTSGKVSEVYGGNDALLRVTQRALVKAFEHRGDLSNL, from the coding sequence ATGCTCATGGTAATTCGTTACGTTCAAAGACGCGGGAACAGTTGGCGCTACAGGCGCAAGGTTCCTCCCTCAGCAAAATCGATGGTGGGTAAAGGCGAGATTGTCTTTCCCCTTGGGGCTTCCGAAAAAGAAGCTCTCCGAAATTATCCCCACATTCATGCGCAAGCTGAACGCATGTTGTCAGGTGCCGCGCCTACCCGCCTCGCAGCGCAGGCCGCTACGCCGTGGGAACTGCACAAGGCAGCAATCCGAGAAGCGACACGGCTTGGCTTTAACGCTGACTGGCGCGGCTGGCAGGACGTCGACGACCTCGAGGGGATTTCCCGGGACGTCACCGCCGAGCAGGTTACGCAGCACTACCCCCGAGATGAAGAAGACAATCCCGTTGGGCTTTCTCCCAGTGACCTCGCGTTGATCAAGGTAATTCGTGGTGGCGCGGCTACACCTGAGCCTGCCCCAACCCTGCAAGACGCCATCCGGGTCTATACGTCCGAGCGTGTGGGCGATGATCATAAAAAACTGAACCAGCTGGAGCATGTTTCCAAGCTGGTGTCTGAGGTGGTCCCTCTCACAAGGCCTTTGTCTTCGTTGCGCCGTGCAGATGCCCGTGAGGTCCGCGACAACATTCTCAATGGACGCACAGTAGCTTCCACCCAGCGTTACCTTAACGTGGTGCGGGCCATCATAAATCTCGCCATCAGGGAGTTCGATCTGGCAGGGATAAATAATCCCTTCGACAAGTTGCCTGTGGGCAGATTGGACCAAGCTGAGCCGGACAAAAGCCTTCGATCTCCCTTCCCTGAGGCTGAACTCAGGCATGCACGTGCCCGTGTGATGTCTCACGCGACCATCGAACTACAACAGATTTGGCGCATTCTTGAATTCACTGGCTGCAGGCTGGCGGAAATCTCAGGCATACGCGTGGAAGACGTGGTCTTGGACCATGCTATTCCTCACATAAAGATCGTGTGGCACGACCAGCGGCGCATCAAGACAGCGGCGTCCCATCGTTGGGTTCCCTTGATTGATGACGGACTGAAAGCTGCTCAAGAAGCAGTTCAGGCTGCAAGCTCCACAGGTCCCCTCTTCCCATCTTACTGCCGGGACGGCGGCTCAGATGCAGCGTCTGCAGCCCTAGGCAAGCATGTGAGAGCTAGCACCTCAGACCTTAAGGTCGTCACGCACTCCCTTCGTCATCGGGTCAAAGACCTTTTGATCTTGGCAGGCGTTTCTACAGCTGAGCAGGAATTCGTGCTTGGGCATACCTCCGGCAAGGTTTCGGAAGTCTATGGCGGCAATGACGCCTTGCTTCGCGTGACCCAGAGGGCCCTTGTCAAAGCGTTTGAGCATAGGGGCGACCTCAGCAACCTCTAG